One window of Microcoleus vaginatus PCC 9802 genomic DNA carries:
- the grxC gene encoding glutaredoxin 3, protein MLDFLNPLLGRKPDRIKANVEIYTWQTCPYCIRAKTLLWWKGVNFTEYKIDGDEAARKAMADRANGRRSVPQIFINKQHVGGCDDIHKLDSDGQLDPLLAQPAV, encoded by the coding sequence ATGCTTGATTTTCTCAATCCTCTCTTGGGCCGCAAGCCCGATCGCATCAAAGCCAATGTGGAAATATATACTTGGCAAACCTGTCCCTACTGCATCCGCGCCAAAACTTTGCTGTGGTGGAAAGGCGTAAATTTCACGGAATACAAAATTGATGGCGACGAAGCGGCTAGAAAAGCAATGGCCGATCGCGCTAACGGACGCCGCAGCGTGCCCCAAATTTTCATTAATAAGCAACACGTAGGCGGCTGCGATGACATTCACAAACTCGATTCAGATGGACAGTTAGATCCGCTGCTAGCTCAACCAGCAGTTTAA
- a CDS encoding 2-succinyl-5-enolpyruvyl-6-hydroxy-3-cyclohexene-1-carboxylic-acid synthase has product MIDFRNTNTLWSSILAETLQRLGLTTAVICPGSRSAPLTIAFAQNNKIETIPILDERSASFFALGIAKKSGLPTALICTSGTAAANFYPAIIEARESRIPLLIFTADRPPELRDCHAGQAIDQVKIYGNYPNWQAELAIPSASRGMLDYLRQTIVYAWERSQFPTPGPVHINLPFRDPLVPVPDIAVEALETQFNPEDFFAGLEPIFAGESSTPPSPPLLRGGEESTMQQWQKCDRGIIIAGVAQPQFAEKYCSAIAQISKSLNWPVLAEGLSPVRNYAQLNPHLISTYDLILRNRELADKLTPEIAIQIGDLPTSKELRNWLDKTQPQRYIIDPSHHNFDPLHGQTIHLRTSVEHLATNILPQVPPLSKGGLGGVLTSPSNEYLQLWRNTEIQVRQTIDQKISAINNIIEPKVSWLLSQILPPATPIFIANSMPVRDVEFFWKPNHLEIKPFVNRGANGIDGTLSTALGVAHRHQSSIMLTGDLTLLHDTNGFLIKNKFVGHLTIILINNNGGGIFEMLPVAKFDPPFEEFFATPQQINFAQLCATYGVKHEIIDDWEQFKQKLSFLPNSGIRVLELQTDRRGDAKWRQDNLSKFAKDL; this is encoded by the coding sequence ATGATTGATTTTCGCAATACCAACACTCTCTGGTCTTCAATATTAGCAGAGACATTGCAAAGACTGGGATTAACTACAGCCGTGATTTGTCCCGGTTCGCGATCGGCACCGCTAACAATAGCCTTTGCCCAGAACAACAAAATAGAAACTATTCCCATACTCGACGAACGTTCAGCCAGCTTTTTTGCATTAGGAATCGCCAAAAAATCCGGTTTACCAACCGCACTAATTTGTACATCTGGAACCGCCGCCGCCAACTTTTATCCTGCTATAATAGAAGCCCGAGAAAGTCGAATTCCGCTACTAATATTCACCGCCGATCGACCTCCCGAACTGCGGGACTGTCACGCCGGACAAGCGATCGACCAAGTTAAAATATACGGCAATTATCCGAACTGGCAAGCCGAATTAGCGATACCTTCTGCGTCCAGAGGAATGCTAGACTATCTGCGGCAGACGATCGTGTATGCTTGGGAGCGATCGCAATTTCCAACACCAGGCCCCGTCCACATCAACCTCCCCTTTCGCGACCCGCTTGTACCCGTTCCAGACATAGCCGTAGAAGCTTTAGAAACACAATTTAATCCCGAAGATTTCTTTGCAGGATTAGAACCCATTTTCGCAGGAGAAAGCTCTACCCCCCCCAGCCCCCCCTTGTTAAGGGGGGGAGAAGAAAGTACCATGCAACAATGGCAAAAGTGCGATCGAGGGATTATTATTGCAGGCGTTGCACAGCCTCAATTTGCCGAAAAATACTGTAGTGCGATCGCCCAAATTTCCAAATCCTTAAACTGGCCAGTTTTAGCAGAAGGACTATCCCCAGTCAGAAACTACGCTCAACTAAACCCCCATCTAATTTCCACCTACGATTTAATCCTGCGAAACCGCGAACTAGCAGATAAATTAACCCCAGAAATCGCCATTCAAATCGGAGACTTACCCACAAGCAAAGAACTGCGAAACTGGCTAGACAAAACCCAACCACAACGCTACATAATCGACCCCAGCCACCACAATTTCGATCCGCTACACGGCCAAACAATTCACCTGCGAACCTCTGTAGAGCATCTAGCCACTAATATCCTTCCTCAAGTCCCCCCCCTTAGCAAGGGGGGGTTAGGGGGGGTTCTAACCTCTCCATCAAACGAATACCTCCAACTTTGGCGCAACACCGAAATCCAAGTCAGACAAACAATAGACCAAAAAATATCAGCAATTAACAACATAATCGAACCCAAAGTTTCCTGGCTGCTTTCCCAAATTTTGCCACCTGCAACACCGATATTTATTGCCAACAGTATGCCCGTCCGAGATGTCGAGTTTTTCTGGAAGCCAAACCACTTAGAAATAAAACCTTTTGTCAATCGTGGCGCGAACGGTATAGACGGCACATTATCAACAGCGTTGGGAGTTGCTCACCGCCATCAAAGCAGCATCATGCTAACAGGCGATTTAACACTTTTGCACGATACGAACGGTTTTTTAATTAAAAATAAATTTGTCGGTCATCTGACAATCATATTAATTAATAACAACGGTGGCGGAATTTTTGAAATGTTGCCCGTTGCCAAATTTGACCCGCCCTTTGAAGAGTTTTTTGCGACGCCGCAGCAGATAAATTTTGCTCAGTTGTGTGCAACTTACGGCGTGAAACACGAGATAATAGACGATTGGGAACAGTTCAAACAAAAATTAAGTTTTTTGCCAAATAGCGGGATTCGCGTCTTAGAATTGCAAACAGACAGGCGCGGCGATGCTAAATGGCGGCAAGATAATCTAAGTAAATTTGCCAAAGATTTGTAA
- a CDS encoding isochorismate synthase, protein MTVIPHRANLLQDRNQLHQFLLNCQQSLTEKDRTKIVSISQEIYPLDPLAVLQEISEPCQRHFYFEKRNPIVGKSFAIAALDSAIHLTVAGTERFALAQNFIRSTLANTITIGAERLPFSGPHFFCSFAFFDENIVANSYFPPATIFLPKWQITRQKDSCILVANTVIEKDLNIKSIAENIWQTFDKIESRKYPKLTTAINSSLSFKQIPVNDASQFKTSVKSALELIASKYFSKIVLSQAINVISQTPFSLIDSLNNLRLSYPDCYVFSTSNGKGQTFIGASPERLISIHSNQLLTDALAGSAPRGKTEAGDAKLAQGLLESEKDIREHQVVIDFIVDRLSKLGITPNFSPVPRLLQLSNIQHLWTPITAQIPPDIHLLKILAQLHPTPAVAGVPRDIALEQIRRCESCDRSLYAAPLGWIDRRGNGEFAVGIRSALIDGDRAILYAGAGIVAGSEPEKELAEIQLKLQPLLNALV, encoded by the coding sequence GACAGTAATACCGCACCGCGCTAATCTCTTGCAAGACCGCAATCAACTGCATCAGTTTCTGTTAAATTGCCAGCAGTCTTTAACCGAAAAAGATCGCACAAAAATAGTTAGTATTTCTCAGGAAATTTACCCCCTCGATCCGCTAGCTGTACTGCAAGAGATTTCCGAACCTTGTCAGCGGCACTTTTACTTTGAAAAAAGAAACCCTATTGTCGGCAAAAGTTTTGCGATTGCAGCCCTTGATTCGGCAATCCATCTCACAGTAGCAGGAACCGAGCGATTTGCCTTAGCTCAAAATTTTATTCGTTCAACACTTGCCAATACAATTACCATTGGTGCGGAACGCTTGCCATTTAGCGGGCCTCACTTTTTTTGTAGTTTTGCTTTTTTTGATGAGAACATTGTGGCTAATTCTTACTTTCCGCCCGCCACCATATTTTTACCAAAATGGCAAATTACCAGACAGAAAGATAGCTGCATTCTCGTGGCAAATACCGTAATAGAAAAAGATCTAAACATTAAAAGCATCGCTGAAAATATTTGGCAAACATTTGATAAAATTGAATCTCGTAAATACCCTAAACTAACTACTGCTATCAACAGTTCGCTCTCTTTTAAACAAATTCCCGTCAATGATGCCAGTCAATTTAAAACATCAGTCAAGTCTGCTTTAGAATTGATAGCCTCTAAATATTTTAGTAAAATAGTTTTATCTCAAGCAATCAATGTGATTTCTCAAACCCCTTTCAGTTTAATAGATTCATTAAATAACTTGCGCCTCAGCTATCCAGATTGCTATGTATTTTCAACCAGTAACGGCAAAGGACAAACTTTTATCGGTGCCAGTCCAGAACGCTTAATTAGCATTCACAGCAATCAGTTATTAACAGATGCTTTAGCAGGTTCAGCACCGAGGGGAAAAACTGAGGCGGGAGATGCAAAATTAGCCCAGGGATTGCTTGAGAGCGAGAAAGATATTCGAGAACATCAAGTTGTGATTGACTTTATTGTCGATCGCCTGTCTAAACTCGGCATAACTCCCAATTTTTCCCCAGTGCCCAGACTGCTGCAACTATCAAACATTCAGCATTTGTGGACACCCATAACTGCTCAAATCCCCCCTGATATTCATTTATTAAAAATTTTAGCTCAACTGCATCCAACCCCAGCGGTAGCAGGCGTGCCGAGAGATATTGCCCTAGAGCAAATTCGCCGCTGCGAAAGCTGCGATCGCTCTTTGTACGCAGCACCTCTGGGCTGGATCGATCGCAGGGGGAACGGCGAATTTGCCGTCGGCATTCGATCGGCATTAATCGATGGCGATCGGGCTATACTTTATGCTGGTGCCGGTATTGTGGCTGGTTCGGAACCAGAGAAAGAACTAGCAGAAATTCAGCTCAAATTACAACCACTTTTAAACGCTTTGGTTTAG